In Mycolicibacterium alvei, a single window of DNA contains:
- a CDS encoding TetR family transcriptional regulator — translation MSSDAVSAVTESAPEPEKESPRNRRQEETFRKVLTAGTEMLRESSYADLTVRAVAARAGVAPATAYTYFSSKNHLIAEMYLDLVSQCPYFTDVNDSMTTRVDAALRALTLVVADEPEVAAACTTALLGGGTDPAVRKVRDRIGAEIHKRIRSAVGPDADIRIVSALEMTFFGALVNAGSGAFTYHQIADRLTYVVGLILGEDK, via the coding sequence GTGTCCAGCGATGCCGTGTCCGCAGTCACAGAGTCAGCTCCGGAGCCAGAGAAGGAATCACCGCGCAACCGCAGGCAGGAGGAGACCTTCCGCAAGGTCCTGACCGCCGGAACCGAAATGTTGCGCGAATCGTCCTACGCCGATCTGACGGTGCGTGCGGTTGCCGCACGCGCCGGTGTCGCGCCGGCGACGGCCTACACCTACTTCTCGTCGAAGAACCACCTGATCGCCGAGATGTACCTGGACCTGGTCAGCCAGTGCCCGTACTTCACCGACGTGAACGACTCCATGACCACCCGCGTCGATGCGGCGCTGCGTGCGCTGACCCTGGTCGTCGCCGACGAACCCGAGGTCGCGGCCGCCTGCACCACCGCCCTGCTGGGCGGCGGGACCGACCCCGCGGTACGCAAGGTGCGCGACCGCATCGGCGCCGAGATCCACAAGCGCATCCGCTCAGCCGTCGGGCCGGATGCCGATATCCGCATCGTCTCCGCCCTGGAGATGACGTTCTTCGGCGCGCTGGTCAACGCCGGCAGCGGCGCGTTCACCTACCACCAGATCGCCGACCGACTGACCTACGTCGTCGGGTTAATCCTGGGAGAAGACAAATGA
- a CDS encoding aldehyde dehydrogenase → MPVLADRQSQLLIDGKLVAGGGGAFETVNPATEEVLGLAADANAEDMGNAINAARRAFDDTDWSTNTALRVRCLRQLRDALRENVEELRELTIAEVGAPRMLTAGAHLEGPIDDLGYSADTAENYEWRTDLGYATPQGIPTNRVVSREAVGVVGAITPWNFPHQINLAKVGPALAAGNTLILKPAPDTPWAAAAIGQIIAEQTEFPAGVINVVTSSDHSVGALLSKDPRVDMVSFTGSTATGRAVMTDAALTIKKVFLELGGKSAFLVLDDADLAGACSMAAFTVAMHAGQGCAITTRLVVPRARYDEAVEAAAATLGGIKPGDPNSKRTVCGPLISARQRDRVQSYLDLALQEGGRFACGGGRPADLDTGFFIEPTVIAGLDNDARVSREEIFGPVLTVIAHDGDDDAVRIANDSPYGLSGTVFSGDDERAQAVAARMRVGTVNVNGGIWYSADAPFGGYKQSGIGREMGMAGFEEYTEIKCVATLAK, encoded by the coding sequence ATGCCGGTACTGGCCGATCGCCAGAGTCAACTGCTTATCGACGGCAAGCTCGTCGCCGGGGGCGGCGGAGCATTCGAGACCGTCAACCCCGCCACCGAAGAGGTGCTCGGCCTCGCCGCTGACGCCAACGCCGAGGACATGGGCAACGCCATCAACGCCGCGCGTCGGGCATTTGATGACACCGACTGGTCGACGAACACCGCACTGCGGGTGCGCTGCCTGCGGCAGTTGCGTGACGCGCTGCGTGAAAATGTCGAGGAACTGCGGGAACTGACCATCGCCGAGGTGGGCGCTCCGCGCATGCTCACCGCGGGTGCGCACCTGGAAGGCCCGATCGACGATCTGGGCTACTCGGCGGACACCGCCGAGAACTACGAGTGGAGAACCGATCTCGGCTACGCCACTCCGCAGGGCATCCCGACCAACCGCGTCGTTTCCCGCGAGGCCGTCGGCGTCGTCGGCGCCATCACGCCGTGGAACTTCCCGCACCAGATCAACCTGGCCAAGGTCGGCCCGGCCCTGGCGGCGGGTAACACCCTGATCCTCAAGCCGGCGCCGGATACCCCGTGGGCGGCGGCGGCCATCGGCCAGATCATCGCCGAGCAGACCGAATTCCCGGCCGGCGTGATCAACGTCGTCACCTCCAGCGATCACTCGGTGGGGGCGTTGCTCTCCAAAGACCCTCGGGTGGACATGGTTTCGTTCACCGGCTCCACTGCGACCGGACGCGCGGTGATGACCGATGCCGCGCTGACCATCAAGAAGGTGTTCCTGGAGTTGGGCGGCAAGTCGGCATTCCTGGTGCTCGACGATGCCGACCTGGCCGGCGCCTGCTCGATGGCGGCCTTCACGGTGGCCATGCACGCCGGGCAGGGGTGCGCGATCACCACCCGCCTGGTCGTCCCGCGGGCCCGTTACGACGAGGCGGTCGAGGCTGCAGCGGCGACCCTGGGTGGCATCAAGCCCGGGGATCCCAACAGCAAGCGCACGGTGTGCGGCCCGCTGATCTCGGCGCGCCAGCGTGACCGGGTGCAGTCCTACCTGGACCTGGCCCTGCAGGAGGGTGGCCGGTTCGCCTGCGGCGGTGGACGTCCCGCCGACCTGGACACGGGCTTCTTCATCGAGCCGACTGTGATCGCCGGTCTGGACAACGACGCCCGGGTGTCCCGAGAGGAGATCTTCGGTCCGGTGCTGACCGTGATCGCCCACGACGGCGACGACGACGCGGTGCGGATCGCCAACGACTCGCCCTACGGCCTGTCCGGCACCGTGTTCTCCGGTGACGACGAACGTGCGCAGGCCGTGGCAGCCCGGATGCGGGTCGGCACCGTCAACGTCAACGGCGGCATCTGGTACTCGGCCGATGCCCCGTTCGGCGGTTACAAGCAGTCCGGAATCGGCCGCGAGATGGGCATGGCCGGCTTCGAGGAGTACACCGAAATCAAATGCGTCGCGACGTTGGCCAAGTGA
- a CDS encoding SDR family oxidoreductase, which produces MGQFEDKVAIVTGAGGGIGQAYAEALAREGAAVVVADINTEGAQKVADGIKGEGGNALAVRVDVSDIDSAKDMAAQTLSEFGGIDYLVNNAAIFGGMKLDFLLTVDWDYYKKFMSVNLDGALVCTRAVYRKMAKRGGGAIVNQSSTAAWLYANYYGLAKVGINGLTQQLSRELGGQNIRINAIAPGPIDTEANRTTTPKEMVDDIVKGIPLSRMGQPEDLVGMCLFLLSDQAKWITGQIFNVDGGQIIRS; this is translated from the coding sequence ATGGGACAGTTCGAAGATAAGGTTGCGATAGTTACCGGGGCCGGTGGCGGTATCGGCCAGGCCTACGCCGAGGCGCTGGCACGCGAAGGCGCGGCGGTCGTGGTGGCCGACATCAACACCGAAGGTGCGCAGAAGGTCGCCGACGGCATCAAGGGTGAGGGCGGCAACGCTCTCGCGGTGCGGGTCGACGTCTCCGACATCGACTCGGCCAAGGACATGGCCGCGCAGACGCTTTCGGAGTTCGGCGGCATCGACTACCTGGTGAACAACGCCGCGATCTTCGGCGGGATGAAACTCGACTTCCTGCTCACCGTCGACTGGGACTACTACAAGAAGTTCATGAGCGTGAACCTCGATGGTGCGCTGGTGTGCACCCGCGCGGTGTACCGCAAGATGGCCAAGCGCGGCGGCGGCGCGATCGTCAACCAGTCCTCCACCGCGGCCTGGCTGTACGCCAACTACTACGGCCTGGCCAAGGTCGGCATCAACGGCCTCACCCAGCAGCTGTCGCGTGAGCTCGGCGGCCAGAACATCCGGATCAACGCCATCGCGCCCGGCCCGATCGACACCGAGGCCAATCGGACCACCACGCCCAAGGAGATGGTGGACGACATCGTCAAGGGAATCCCGTTGTCCCGCATGGGTCAGCCTGAGGATCTGGTCGGTATGTGCCTGTTCCTGCTGAGCGATCAGGCCAAGTGGATCACCGGCCAGATCTTCAACGTCGACGGCGGACAGATCATCCGGTCATGA
- a CDS encoding NAD(P)-dependent oxidoreductase, producing MSDLKYGYIGLGNMGAPMAKRLAEWPGGFTVFDVRAESMEPFAELGATLADDVTGVADADIISITVLNDEQVRSVIADLAPNIKPETVIVIHSTISDTTAAELAEQYKPRGIHIVDAPVSGGGAAAEKGELAIMVGADRPVYERIKPALKQFGSMVIHAGEPGAGTRMKLARNMLTFTSYAAACEAMKLAEAAGLDLGALGRVVRHTDALTSGPGAIIVRENMAELTPDHWLYDAFTHTRGLGEKDLSLALGLGDAVGVDLPLAQVALQRLADGLGVPHTNDQE from the coding sequence ATGAGCGATCTGAAATACGGCTACATCGGCCTGGGCAACATGGGCGCCCCGATGGCCAAGCGGCTGGCCGAATGGCCGGGCGGGTTCACGGTGTTCGATGTGCGTGCCGAATCCATGGAGCCCTTCGCGGAGCTCGGCGCGACGTTGGCGGACGACGTCACGGGTGTTGCTGACGCGGACATCATCAGCATCACGGTGCTCAATGATGAACAGGTGCGGTCGGTGATCGCCGATCTGGCACCGAACATCAAGCCGGAGACCGTGATCGTGATCCACTCGACGATCAGCGACACCACCGCGGCCGAGCTCGCCGAGCAGTACAAGCCGCGGGGCATCCACATCGTCGACGCCCCGGTGAGCGGTGGCGGTGCGGCCGCCGAGAAGGGTGAGCTGGCCATCATGGTCGGCGCCGATCGGCCCGTCTACGAGCGGATCAAACCGGCGCTCAAGCAGTTCGGCTCGATGGTGATCCATGCCGGTGAACCCGGCGCGGGCACCCGGATGAAACTGGCCCGCAACATGTTGACCTTCACCTCGTACGCGGCGGCCTGTGAGGCGATGAAACTGGCCGAGGCGGCCGGGCTGGACCTGGGCGCGCTGGGCCGGGTGGTGCGTCACACCGATGCGTTGACGAGTGGGCCGGGCGCCATCATCGTGCGCGAGAACATGGCCGAGCTGACCCCGGATCACTGGCTCTACGACGCGTTCACCCACACCCGAGGGCTGGGGGAGAAGGATCTGAGCCTGGCGCTGGGCCTGGGTGATGCTGTAGGAGTGGATCTTCCGTTGGCTCAGGTGGCCTTGCAGCGGCTCGCTGACGGCCTCGGCGTACCGCACACGAACGATCAGGAGTGA
- a CDS encoding carboxymuconolactone decarboxylase family protein: protein MDELRAKGLAKMNEVYGWEMPNIEGDPYFDLTVDHLFGTIWSKPGLSMREKRLMTLSAVTAVGSQDLAEIQVNAALLNGEFTEEELKDVAIFLTQYLGFPLGSGLNGTVSKVVAKRRKAAEKGLAEDRKANVNAAVKMNTGSELDDK, encoded by the coding sequence ATGGACGAGTTGCGCGCCAAGGGCCTGGCCAAGATGAACGAGGTCTACGGCTGGGAGATGCCGAACATCGAGGGGGATCCGTACTTCGACCTGACCGTCGACCATCTGTTCGGCACCATCTGGTCCAAGCCTGGACTGTCGATGCGGGAGAAGCGGTTGATGACGTTGTCCGCGGTGACCGCCGTCGGCTCGCAGGACCTCGCCGAGATCCAGGTCAATGCCGCGCTGCTCAACGGTGAGTTCACCGAGGAGGAGCTCAAGGACGTCGCCATCTTCCTCACCCAGTACCTCGGTTTCCCGCTCGGATCCGGTCTCAACGGAACCGTGTCGAAGGTTGTGGCCAAGCGCCGCAAGGCCGCTGAGAAGGGGCTGGCCGAGGATCGGAAGGCGAACGTCAACGCCGCAGTCAAGATGAACACCGGGAGCGAGCTCGATGACAAGTAG
- a CDS encoding DUF6973 domain-containing protein: MGALDAFHTTWSQAPTTFGEGAPTTGDTFDGSSQLRDMQSTIESAAPDDRWQGTASQAYAAKNAEHAAVYGKLADLDQRMAAEVSRAAEVVSSGRQNLEHTRSWVSSVEASIPPGKTGEIMRVILASKGIGQISDVVTQSTGDMGDIGRRIEDIRKEYDAIAGEKAGAGVPEGEPPPVDPLDELKRKYQVDEDPDGKLDWEPGWPFNMFTEPHQVTATEGRILDGLSVLDLRDLDQLTEAAKSDAINRFPPPRGPNDTADNHTDAFRHAYWNALMTQRFGEKWTQDFTTAHERLPRNPSTAEAMDLYNNEVGRNIARAHPDATPAELANYVEQAVRQGDTVVVAPNSGGERLAWSNTVNEGEAGITSLSTIPGQSPTPTGAGPGGIYDPGQPGGYGTSAGGY, encoded by the coding sequence GTGGGGGCCCTCGACGCCTTCCACACGACGTGGTCGCAGGCGCCCACCACGTTCGGTGAGGGTGCCCCGACGACGGGCGATACCTTCGACGGCAGCTCGCAGCTGCGCGACATGCAATCCACCATCGAGTCCGCGGCGCCTGATGACCGCTGGCAAGGCACGGCCTCTCAGGCCTACGCGGCCAAGAACGCCGAGCACGCGGCCGTCTACGGCAAGCTCGCAGATCTCGACCAGCGCATGGCCGCCGAAGTCAGCCGGGCAGCCGAGGTGGTCAGCTCCGGGCGGCAGAATCTCGAACACACCCGGAGTTGGGTGAGCAGCGTGGAGGCGTCGATCCCGCCGGGCAAGACCGGCGAAATCATGCGGGTGATCCTGGCCAGCAAGGGCATCGGACAGATCAGCGACGTCGTCACGCAATCGACTGGAGACATGGGTGATATCGGTCGACGCATCGAGGACATCCGCAAGGAATACGACGCGATCGCCGGCGAGAAGGCGGGCGCCGGTGTGCCGGAAGGCGAGCCCCCGCCGGTGGATCCACTCGACGAACTCAAGCGTAAATACCAGGTCGACGAGGATCCTGACGGCAAGCTCGACTGGGAGCCGGGTTGGCCGTTCAACATGTTCACCGAACCGCACCAGGTCACAGCTACCGAGGGGCGGATACTCGACGGCCTCTCAGTACTTGACCTGCGCGACCTCGACCAACTCACCGAGGCCGCCAAAAGCGATGCAATCAATCGATTTCCACCACCGCGGGGCCCTAACGACACGGCCGACAACCACACTGATGCATTCCGGCACGCATACTGGAACGCCCTGATGACTCAGCGCTTCGGTGAAAAATGGACACAGGATTTCACAACGGCACACGAGCGCCTACCACGCAACCCGTCCACAGCAGAAGCCATGGACCTCTACAACAACGAGGTAGGTAGAAACATTGCTCGAGCGCATCCCGACGCGACTCCGGCCGAGCTTGCCAACTATGTCGAGCAGGCCGTCCGACAAGGCGACACCGTGGTGGTGGCGCCGAACAGCGGTGGCGAACGGTTGGCCTGGAGCAACACAGTCAACGAGGGCGAAGCCGGTATCACTAGTCTGTCGACCATCCCCGGTCAGTCGCCTACGCCGACCGGGGCCGGACCAGGTGGGATCTACGACCCCGGTCAACCGGGTGGCTATGGAACATCAGCGGGAGGATATTAG
- a CDS encoding M15 family metallopeptidase has product MGIATVRVCALVVSLIAGCTVACAGGAPDSVTAPRTPSTLPQPGSVAQQPALVEPVDEAALGASWRPGCPAPPADLRRITLSYIGFDGHSHRGELVVHRDLVGDVIAIFGELHAARFPIEKMHTVDHYPRADDELSMQDDNTSAFNCRGLPSGSWSLHAYGRAVDINPLVNPYLSVSGDLQPNAARVYLDRTRTDPGMIRDGDAVVRIFAEHGWRWGGHWHDPIDYQHFERR; this is encoded by the coding sequence GTGGGCATCGCAACGGTCCGCGTATGTGCCCTGGTGGTGAGCCTTATCGCCGGGTGCACGGTGGCGTGTGCCGGTGGTGCGCCCGATTCGGTGACGGCGCCGAGGACTCCCAGCACCTTGCCGCAGCCCGGTTCGGTGGCGCAGCAACCGGCGCTTGTGGAGCCGGTCGACGAGGCCGCGCTGGGCGCCAGCTGGCGGCCGGGATGCCCGGCACCGCCCGCCGACCTTCGCCGAATCACATTGTCGTATATCGGTTTTGATGGCCACTCACACCGCGGCGAGTTGGTGGTGCACCGTGATCTGGTCGGCGACGTGATCGCGATCTTCGGGGAACTGCATGCGGCGCGATTCCCGATCGAGAAGATGCACACGGTGGACCACTATCCGCGCGCCGACGACGAGCTGTCGATGCAGGACGACAACACCTCGGCGTTCAATTGCCGGGGCCTGCCGAGCGGATCGTGGTCATTGCACGCCTACGGCCGTGCGGTCGACATCAACCCGCTGGTCAACCCGTACCTCTCGGTCTCCGGTGACCTGCAGCCGAACGCCGCACGCGTATATCTGGACCGCACCCGCACCGATCCGGGGATGATCCGCGACGGTGACGCCGTGGTGCGGATCTTCGCCGAGCACGGGTGGCGCTGGGGTGGGCATTGGCATGACCCGATCGACTACCAGCATTTCGAACGACGTTGA